A segment of the Stigmatopora nigra isolate UIUO_SnigA chromosome 15, RoL_Snig_1.1, whole genome shotgun sequence genome:
TCAGCCTCCAAAACAGCAAAacagatgccatttttttgggttaggCGGAAACCGGTTGACGTtaacaacaaagacaaacatgGCTGTCAGTTTCACCGTTTATTCATCAACACCTGAAATGTGGTACAAAGCAATCGGGTTCTGTCATGATGGGACTGTCCTTTCGTTCTTTTCACCGCAGGGCGGCTggatggaaaaatacaaaagtcaCCTGTGTGTTTTTCTTGTAAACTCCAAAAGAAAGTCCTGAATTGGCTTGGCCTGAAGAgggatttcttcttttttttatactttacagaatcatatattattttcTTGTTGCTCTATGGGGTCCTTGGTGTTGCTGATGATAAAAACATGGCAAAAAACAAAgagtcagggaaaaaaaacaaaaaaatagtggtCCCAAACGCAACAATGCGAGTGTTGCCGCATCACCGCCATCTTTGTTGAAGTgcaggttttgtttttttaggcatCGGGAATGAAGGGTAGCCagatcagagaaaaaaaatgctttagtgggtttttgttttttgttttaaagaggGAATGgttgctagaaaaaaaaataacacacactcacgcacCACAAGATATTCAAGTCCAGATTTCTCTTTTTACAAGAAACAGACAGGTCCAACTTCAAGGCCAAACTCTTGGTCTGGGGCACCGACATCCATAGGAGCGATGTCAATGATGGGAAGACGAGATGTTTTCGATGTCTTGTACTCAATGACGGTCTTGCCTCGTGTACCGGTGTGTGACTGTcaaagagagaagaagaagaagtgtgAGGATGGACATTTTCGGAAAAGGGAAAAACTTCAAGAGAACTAGTTCTCACCGTGCAGCTATCCTCAAGGACGCTGTAGGTGAAGCGGCTGTTGCCCTCGGCTCTGATCTCGATCTCGTTGGAGCCCTGGAGGATGACGGCCTTCTTCAGGTTGCCGGTGGCGGCATCCATGTAGGAGATGCTGTTCTTGCAGTTGTATGTAATGTTCTGGGAAGCCTCGGTGGACATGAGACGGAGGAAGGTCATCTGGATGTTGACATCTTCAGGGAGGGAACCCTCGCTTCCGTACTCGAACTTTGGTTGGGAGGGGGAAAAGCAAGAGGGAAAGTTTAGTGGTTGTTGTGGACAGTGAGGGACAGTTAAAGGTCGGTGGGGGTCCTCACCTGGAAGCCCTCGTTCATTGCCTCGCCGAACCAGACGTGCTTCTTCTCCTTGATGTTCTTGCTGATGTACCAGGTCTTCATGGGCACCTCACGCTGAGTTGGTGCCACACAGGTCTCTCCGGTCTCCATGTTGCAGAAAACCTTGATGGCATCCTGAGTGCAACCCTGGTCTGGGTCAATGAAGTACTCTCCTGTACATGGACGGGCATAGTAATATATATTAGTGTGTATTGGAGCCAGGAAAGTTCGTAGTTGACGTTTTGAGGTTCTGGATTGGTGTAGCAGTTCCTTTTCAAATTGTACAATACGAAACAAAACAGGGACTTACCGCTCTTCCAGTCTGGGTGGCACATCTTGAGGTCCCGGCAGGTTCTGGCGGGGTTCTTGCGAGTACCGTCAGGGCTGCGGATCTGCTCGATCTGCTGGCTCAGGGTCTTCAGAGTGCTGTCCACCTCCAAGTCGCGATCACGAAGAACATTGGCGTCATCAGCACGGTACATGCGGAAGGGATCGGGTCCCTTCTCTTGGGGCTGGGCAATGAAGCCGAGGTCAAATCCACCACCGGAGGCACCTGGTGCACCGGGAGGTCCGGGAGGTCCGGGAGGACCCTAAACAGCCAGAGACAGGATTTGCATTAGAAGACCTTCACTAGGAGAATGAAGATGACAAATGACATGAGTCTTACGGAAGGTCCCATCTCTCCAGAGCGTCCACGAGGTCCGGGGGGTCCACTGGGACCGGGCAGGCCAGTCATACCATCCTTACCGGAAGAACCAGCAGCTCCAGAAGCTCCCTGTGGAATACCAAAGCTTAATTTCCCAGGAAACCAAAAATAGAGCGCATATTGTTTCTTTGGCGCCTGAACTTACTCTGGGTCCAGCGGGTCCAGCAACACCAGCGGGTCCGGGCTCTCCGACGTGACCCTAGAGTAGTACGAAAACAGAAACAAGTCCTTAAGACTGGAATCCTTCCCAAAAATCAGCGTAGCCACGATTGTTGAGTTACTTACGGCGGGTCCGGGAGATCCCTGCATACCAGTGAAACCTCTGTGTCCCTTCATGCCTCTCTCGCCAGCCTCGCCACTCTCTCCCTTGTCTCCACGAAGTCCAGCGGCTCCCTACAAAGCACGAAACTTTATTCTCCTAATCACCCTTCCATGCCTTATGCAAGTCATGTTACTTACAGCGGGGCCACGAGGTCCAGAAGGACCGGCAGGACCAGCAGGGCCAGCAGCACCCTGAAAAGTATCGTATAAATTGTCATGTAGACACACTTTGTAACAATTGTTCTTTCCAAACCCTGGTAGTTTTCTAAAGTGGACATAGAAGAAGACACTTTTCACTCACAGACTCTCCACGTTCGCCAGATTTTCCGGCAGGTCCAACGGGTCCGGGGGCACCGGGAGCTCCGGGGGCACCGGGAGCTCCAGCAGGGCCAGCCTCTCCACGGTCTCCCTAAATAGTTTCAGAAGAACAGATTTGTTATCCTCCCAGTTGACAACAAATGGCTGTAATTGTTCACTAGTGTCGTTAGAAAGcagttttcaaatgaaatgaaagttcACCTTGGGTCCAGCAGATCCATCGCGACCGGCAGATCCCTCGTTACCAGGGGAACCCTAAAACAGGAGTTAAATTAATTCCATAATCAAGTCAAAAGGACCAAACACCCACGATTGAGCGCCAAGCAAAGACCAGTACCTCGCGTCCGGTCTCTCCAGAGGGTCCGGCCAATCCAGGTGGTCCCATGGGTCCGGGAGGTCCACGCTCACCAGAGGGACCAGCAGCTCCCTGCTTTCCAACCTCTCCCTGAAGGCAACGTGGCAATTGAGCATTGGTTTCTCAGTAGCCATAAGATGCTAACTTTGGGAACAAGAAATAATAAGATCTTACAGAAGGTCCAGGCAGACCGGGGAAACCTCTCTCGCCTCTCATTCCAGAGAGACCGACAATACCACGTCCTCCACTGATACCCTGGGGTCCGGGAGTACCGGGAGCACCCTGCAACAGAGAATAGAGATGGGAAACGTTAGGCTGTGCATGATCTTATCATTTTCTGGACGTCAAGATGGATAGTCAATGAAAAAGCAACTCACAGGAGCGCCATCGGCACCAGGGCTACCCTTCTCGCCGGAAGGTCCGGGGACTCCAGCGGCTCCGATCTCACCAGTGCGACCGGTAGGTCCAGTATCACCACGGTTTCCTTTAGGTCCTTCCTTTCCACCGGGTCCAGCGGGTCCGGGAGGTCCAGCATTGCCCTTTTCCCAAGAAAAATAGCAGGCCATTAATGGTACGTTCCCAAAGATTCGCCTTGACGGCGCCGCCATAAACTTACAGCGGGGCCGGGAGGTCCAACTCTACCAGCGGCACCGGGGAAGCCAGTAGCACCCTTGTTGAGGAAACAGAAAACCAGCATGAGTACACGTTTAGTTGACTTGGAAGTAACAGTTTTAACTCACAGGAGGTCCAGCGTTTCCGCGGGCTCCCTTGGCGCCAGTGTTTCCAGAAGGACCCTGAAAGAACATGGTGGACAATTGCTCAGCCTGGATAGCTAATGCAATGACAATGTAGGATTTGTTTTGATCTGACCTGGGGTCCGGGGGCACCAGTAGGTCCAGCAGCACCAGGAGGACCAGCGTCACCCTTAGCACCATTGTTACCAGTCTCTCCCTTAGCACCAACAAGACCATCGGCACCCTGAATATGGGGAAGAGACAAAGATTAGGGTCTGGATACAAGTGGGAAGACGTACATGATAGGGTGAATGAACCTACAGGAGGTCCGGCGAATCCAGCAGGTCCGGGGGGTCCGGCCTCTCCACGCTCACCCTGTAGAAGAAGAGGAGAATGTTAAAGTCCGCCAtgaagaaaagacaaaattggATTGATTGCAGAGAAAGATGGAGGCAGATAAACTCACAGGGGCTCCACGAGCGCCAGCGGGTCCAACGGCTCCAGCGGGGCCGGTCTCTCCCTTATCTCCGGTAGCTCCACCAGGTCCGGGGAGTCCGATAGCTCCGCTCATACCACGGGGACCGTCTTTGCCAGGTGCACCATCGGCTCCCTTGAGTCCTTGTTCTCCCTGAAGAAGGCAGAAATGATGGGACAATTAAATTTTGATACGGCTAGAGTTTCCCGTAGTTCCAAAGCCACTTACTCTATCTCCTCTAAGTCCTGGGAGACCGGCGGCACCACGCTCGCCAGGCATTCCCTGCAGTCCGGGTGGGCCGGCAGCTCCGGGAGCACCAGGTGCTCCGGCATCTCCCTGTGATTGGTCAAGAGACAAAAGATTAGATggatggagaaggagaaacaagaataaaataacttttaacATGCGCCAACCTTACCTTAGCGCCCTCGTGTCCAGCAGATCCGGGAGATCCACGAGCACCAGCAGGTCCGATGGGACCGGGGTTACCGCGCTCACCGGGGAAACCTCTGTCGCCCTAAAGGTGAACAATGTGGCAAATTTAGGGTGAGATCACTTCAGACCTAATGTCATAGTTTGGTGCAGATAGTTGAGAATAACTTACTCTAGAACCAGCAGGTCCTGGGGCTCCAACCTCTCCGGGAACACCCTAAATTAAGAGGAAAAGGCTTCATTTTAGGTTGTCCATTTAAATAGAGTGTGGGAATAAAAGACTTCAATGAAATGAATTCTGCACCTGTTCTCCAGACTTGCCAGTCTCGCCAATAGCACCCTGGGGTCCTGGAAGTCCTTGGAATCCTGGAGGTCCAGCAGGTCCTGCCTCACCTCTCTCGCCAGCAGGTCCCTGACAAGATCAACATGTTAcgatttgatttcttttttaaaaatggctgttAAATCTTACAGAAGCAAGTGTCTACTTACGTTAGCTCCGGCAGGTCCTTGAGCGCCAAGCTCTCCGTCCTTTCCTGGGGCGCCCTAAAGAAACCAAGGTACTGCTTTTAAGTGCCTGATTAGCATCTTTTGTACTGATCTTCCTGAGGATTATGGCGAACTTACAACTGGGCCAGTAGGTCCCATCACTCCCCTCTCACCGGGCTTTCCAGCatcaccctaaaaaaacaagtagAGGGGTTCGATTATACGAAACAATCTTGAAAAACAGTTCAGATAGTCCCTTGGTTCTGGAAATGGCTACTTACAGCGGCTCCCTTAGCTCCGGGGAATCCCATGACTCCGGGCTGACCTCTAGCTCCAACGGAGCCAGGGGGTCCGGGGCGGCCATCTTGTCCGGGGGCACCCTGATTGAGTGATTAGTTAACCCACTGCAAATTCATTTGAAAGACGGTGGGCATTGGAAACGGAACTTACAGTAGCTCCCATCTTTCCATCGGGTCCGGGGCTGCCGGGGCTACCGGTCATACCCTGGAAATGGAAGTTAAATGTTCAGAGGAGGAAAGTCCAACAAATCATTGACAAATCAAAGTCTTACCTTAGCTCCGGGAAGACCAGGCTCACCAGTGCGGCCGGGCTCGCCAGTGGACCCTTTAGGTCCAGCGACACCAGGGGCACCACGCTCACCGGTTGCTCCCTAAGATTGTCAGGGTAAAAACTCTTAACTCCAAGTCATTCAATGGTAGGATAGTGCTGACGTTTATGTTGTACTCACCTTGGGTCCAGAAGCACCATCAGATCCAGGGAAACCACGACCACCAGTAGCACCCTATAGCGGAAATCAAAAAGAACTCCCTTTACtctattattattcttattttggGTTCGAAATATGaacttttgggtttttttttaaggaggcAACCCAAAAACTGGCTTATCAAAGGCTACGCTAATTGTTTCGTGTTGCTTACACGCTCGCCAGGAACTCCACGGCCTCCAACGGGACCGGGCTCTCCTCTGGCTCCTCTCTTGCCTTCCTCACCGCTAGGTCCGGCAGGTCCCTGAGATCCTGCGGCACCCTGTACGATTCAAAAAATACAGCCGTGTGAGCTAGC
Coding sequences within it:
- the col1a1a gene encoding collagen, type I, alpha 1a, whose product is MFSFVDLRRALLLLGAAALLVRAQGEDDRTGDSCTLDGQVFQDRDVWKPEPCQICVCDSGTVMCDEVICEDTTDCPNPVIPHDECCPICPDDGYNGQSQVEGPKGDRGPKGERGPVGPAGNDGIPGQPGMPGPPGPPGPPGLGGNFSPQMSGGYDDKSPVMPIVGPMGPMGPRGSPGPPGSSGPQGFTGPPGESGEAGASGPMGPRGPAGPAGKNGEDGESGKPGRSGERGPTGAQGARGFPGTPGLPGIKGHRGFSGLDGAKGDSGPAGPKGETGAAGENGTPGAMGPRGLPGERGRAGAAGAAGARGNDGAAGAAGPPGPTGPAGPPGFPGGPGAKGEVGGQGARGGEGPVGARGEPGNPGPAGPAGPSGNPGADGVAGAKGLPGAAGVAGAPGFPGPRGPPGAQGAGGAPGPKGNTGEAGAAGAKGEPGAKGEAGAAGSQGPAGPSGEEGKRGARGEPGPVGGRGVPGERGATGGRGFPGSDGASGPKGATGERGAPGVAGPKGSTGEPGRTGEPGLPGAKGMTGSPGSPGPDGKMGATGAPGQDGRPGPPGSVGARGQPGVMGFPGAKGAAGDAGKPGERGVMGPTGPVGAPGKDGELGAQGPAGANGPAGERGEAGPAGPPGFQGLPGPQGAIGETGKSGEQGVPGEVGAPGPAGSRGDRGFPGERGNPGPIGPAGARGSPGSAGHEGAKGDAGAPGAPGAAGPPGLQGMPGERGAAGLPGLRGDRGEQGLKGADGAPGKDGPRGMSGAIGLPGPGGATGDKGETGPAGAVGPAGARGAPGERGEAGPPGPAGFAGPPGADGLVGAKGETGNNGAKGDAGPPGAAGPTGAPGPQGPSGNTGAKGARGNAGPPGATGFPGAAGRVGPPGPAGNAGPPGPAGPGGKEGPKGNRGDTGPTGRTGEIGAAGVPGPSGEKGSPGADGAPGAPGTPGPQGISGGRGIVGLSGMRGERGFPGLPGPSGEVGKQGAAGPSGERGPPGPMGPPGLAGPSGETGREGSPGNEGSAGRDGSAGPKGDRGEAGPAGAPGAPGAPGAPGPVGPAGKSGERGESGAAGPAGPAGPSGPRGPAGAAGLRGDKGESGEAGERGMKGHRGFTGMQGSPGPAGHVGEPGPAGVAGPAGPRGASGAAGSSGKDGMTGLPGPSGPPGPRGRSGEMGPSGPPGPPGPPGAPGASGGGFDLGFIAQPQEKGPDPFRMYRADDANVLRDRDLEVDSTLKTLSQQIEQIRSPDGTRKNPARTCRDLKMCHPDWKSGEYFIDPDQGCTQDAIKVFCNMETGETCVAPTQREVPMKTWYISKNIKEKKHVWFGEAMNEGFQFEYGSEGSLPEDVNIQMTFLRLMSTEASQNITYNCKNSISYMDAATGNLKKAVILQGSNEIEIRAEGNSRFTYSVLEDSCTSHTGTRGKTVIEYKTSKTSRLPIIDIAPMDVGAPDQEFGLEVGPVCFL